The window TAAAGTATTCCCCATTTAGATTATTCAGCTAAACTAAGACTAAGTCTTCCTTAGAGAAAATGCCTGTaattttccagtttctgttAAGTAAATAACAGCAGGAGAACATTTGTTTATATGATGGCATTCTGGTGCCAATCAGAACTTGGGATATGCTGTAACTAAAGGGGACAGCTCATGTTAACTTTTTGCTTTGGGTTCTTATGGAGGACTGTTTGTCACTATTGGGTAGCAAATGTTCTCAACCACAACCCCAGACAAAACTGTGCGTGGGATTTTAGGAACATTTACAGTATAAATCTTGATATCTTCGAAAGTGAATGCCAACTTTTTGTACAAGTAGCTGTAGCATGAAAACCAGCATGCAAGTTCCTTGAAATGACATTCTAGATAGAAACCACATTTTCATGTAGACTCTTTGCATTAACAAGTTGGTGTAAAGGGTAATTAAAGTAAGAATTTGATAATTTCTGGAGTAGGTCCACATCCATACAGCCTAAAACCCAGCTCAGTGCTTACAGTTGGCTGGCTTTAGGTTTTTCAAAGCCATATAAGCTGGTAGGAAGTTCGAGGCCCAGAAATGTGGTTGAAACATTGACCAGCTACGCTTTCTTTGCCGCCTTTTGTTCAGAAATTCGAAACCTTCTCAATTCTGCAAAAGAGTTGTATAATTTTACTTCTATCCTTTAAAAGGCTTTATCTTCTTATTAGTGCCTTAGTTTGTGACTTTTATGGTATAATCTCTTTTGTTTACCCAGTGGGCAGTCACCTTTGTCAATATCctgtctgcagaggaaaagacccaatctcctcttttctttttttgtcaccTGCTTTGCTACAGGTAACATCAGTTGCAAGGGGATGACAGAGCGCATTCATAGCATCAACCTTCACAACTTCAGCAATTCTGTGCTCGAGACCCTCAACGAGCAGCGCAACCGTGGCCACTTCTGTGACGTGACGGTCCGCATCCACGGGAGCATGCTACGCGCCCACCGCTGCGTGCTGGCGGCTGGCAGCCCCTTCTTCCAGGacaagctgctgctgggctaCAGTGACATCGAGATCCCCTCAGTGGTGTCAGTCCAGTCTGTGCAAAAGCTCATTGACTTCATGTACAGTGGGGTGCTGCGGGTCTCGCAATCAGAGGCCCTTCAAATCCTCACAGCTGCCAGCATCCTGCAGATCAAGACTGTGATTGATGAGTGCACAAGGATTGTCTCACAAAATGTAGGAGAGGTCTACCCGGTGATTCAGGATTCTGGCCAGGAGACACCCAGAGGAACACCCGAATCAGGCACCTCGGGACAGAGCACTGACACAGAGTCTGGCTATCTGCAGAGCCACTCACAGCACAGTGTGGACAGGATCTACTCAGCCCTCTATGCCTGTTCCATGCAAAATGGCAGTGGGGAGCGCTCCTTCTATAGTGGAGCTGTGGTCAGCCACCATGAAACAGCCCTGGGTCTCCCTAGGGACCATCACATGGAAGACCCCAGCTGGATTACCAGGATCCATGAACGGTCACAGCAGATGGAGCGGTATCTCTCTACCACTCCAGAGACCACACATTGCCGCAAGCAACCACGCCCTGTCCGAATTCAAACCTTGATGGGCAACATCCATATTAAGCAGGAGATGGAGGATGACTATGACTACTATGGCCAACAGAGAGTGCAGATCCTTGAGCGCAATGAGTCTGAGGAATGCACTGAGGACACTGACCAAGCAGAAGGCACTGAGAGTGAACCCAAAGGGGAGAGTTTTGACTCAGGAGTCAGTTCCTCCATTGGTACTGAGCCTGATTCTGTGGAGCAGCAGTTTATGACTGGTCTGGGCAGGGATGGGCAGCAAGAATCTTCTCAAGCAGATCAAAATGATATCCCTGGTGATGGTAGtcagcctcagcagcagcagcagcagcatgtggatgccaaCTCTTCCTCACCAGAGAGAAGCAATGACGTTGAAATGGACAGCAAAGGGCTCACAGTCAATAACAGCACCGAAAAGGGGGCTTTGCAGCCTTCTGTCAACACAACTGTTGCCCAACCGTTGCCAACCACACAGATCTACTTACGCCAGACAGAATCCCTCACCAGCAATCTGAGGATGCCACTGACTCTGACCAGCAACACTCAGGTCATTGGCACAGCTGGCAACACGTACCTGCCTGCCCTTTTCACCACACAGTCTGCTGGCAGTGGCCCTAAGCCTTTTCTCTTCAGCTTGCCCCAGCCCATAGCTGGCCAACAGACACAGTTTGTGACAGTGTCCCAGCCTGGCCTGTCAACTTTCACTGCTCAACTGCCAGCCCCTCAGCCCTTGGCCCCATCTGCgggccacagcacagcaggtggGCAAGGTGAAAAAAAGCCTTACGAGTGCACTCTCTGTAACAAGACTTTCACCGCCAAACAGAACTACGTCAAGCACATGTTTGTACACACAGGTAAGAGTTTGTCCTATTGGCTTACACATGAAGCCAGGGAAAATCCTTTACAAACAAGGACTTAAGTTCTGTTTCCCAACCTGACAGCCCTCAGCACAAACAGAAGGGAGTGGCTACCCAGGGAGCTGGTATCACTGAACACTAAGCTGACTGCCTTCAAGTTGAGCCCCTGTGGACACACGTAGGTCCCACACAGGGGTCTAACTGTGCATGGTGCAGAAACAAGCTCTTTTTGCTTGGAGTAAAAGGTGTCCTGCATCCATACAAGGAAATGGTAAGcacttgttttcctctgctaGGTGGCCAGGCAGCACTTGACAAAATTATAAGAGTCATCAAAAGAAGAATGCATCTACTGAGGAAGAGCTTCTCAGTGCTACAGCTGTAGGGGTTTA of the Gallus gallus isolate bGalGal1 chromosome 1, bGalGal1.mat.broiler.GRCg7b, whole genome shotgun sequence genome contains:
- the ZBTB20 gene encoding zinc finger and BTB domain-containing protein 20 isoform X1; this translates as MAYCNISCKGMTERIHSINLHNFSNSVLETLNEQRNRGHFCDVTVRIHGSMLRAHRCVLAAGSPFFQDKLLLGYSDIEIPSVVSVQSVQKLIDFMYSGVLRVSQSEALQILTAASILQIKTVIDECTRIVSQNVGEVYPVIQDSGQETPRGTPESGTSGQSTDTESGYLQSHSQHSVDRIYSALYACSMQNGSGERSFYSGAVVSHHETALGLPRDHHMEDPSWITRIHERSQQMERYLSTTPETTHCRKQPRPVRIQTLMGNIHIKQEMEDDYDYYGQQRVQILERNESEECTEDTDQAEGTESEPKGESFDSGVSSSIGTEPDSVEQQFMTGLGRDGQQESSQADQNDIPGDGSQPQQQQQQHVDANSSSPERSNDVEMDSKGLTVNNSTEKGALQPSVNTTVAQPLPTTQIYLRQTESLTSNLRMPLTLTSNTQVIGTAGNTYLPALFTTQSAGSGPKPFLFSLPQPIAGQQTQFVTVSQPGLSTFTAQLPAPQPLAPSAGHSTAGGQGEKKPYECTLCNKTFTAKQNYVKHMFVHTGEKPHQCSICWRSFSLKDYLIKHMVTHTGVRAYQCSICNKRFTQKSSLNVHMRLHRGEKSYECYICKKKFSHKTLLERHVALHSATNGTPGATGTGARAVPAGVVACTEGTTYVCSVCPAKFDQIEHFNDHMRMHVSDG
- the ZBTB20 gene encoding zinc finger and BTB domain-containing protein 20 isoform X2; this translates as MTERIHSINLHNFSNSVLETLNEQRNRGHFCDVTVRIHGSMLRAHRCVLAAGSPFFQDKLLLGYSDIEIPSVVSVQSVQKLIDFMYSGVLRVSQSEALQILTAASILQIKTVIDECTRIVSQNVGEVYPVIQDSGQETPRGTPESGTSGQSTDTESGYLQSHSQHSVDRIYSALYACSMQNGSGERSFYSGAVVSHHETALGLPRDHHMEDPSWITRIHERSQQMERYLSTTPETTHCRKQPRPVRIQTLMGNIHIKQEMEDDYDYYGQQRVQILERNESEECTEDTDQAEGTESEPKGESFDSGVSSSIGTEPDSVEQQFMTGLGRDGQQESSQADQNDIPGDGSQPQQQQQQHVDANSSSPERSNDVEMDSKGLTVNNSTEKGALQPSVNTTVAQPLPTTQIYLRQTESLTSNLRMPLTLTSNTQVIGTAGNTYLPALFTTQSAGSGPKPFLFSLPQPIAGQQTQFVTVSQPGLSTFTAQLPAPQPLAPSAGHSTAGGQGEKKPYECTLCNKTFTAKQNYVKHMFVHTGEKPHQCSICWRSFSLKDYLIKHMVTHTGVRAYQCSICNKRFTQKSSLNVHMRLHRGEKSYECYICKKKFSHKTLLERHVALHSATNGTPGATGTGARAVPAGVVACTEGTTYVCSVCPAKFDQIEHFNDHMRMHVSDG